In the Tautonia marina genome, one interval contains:
- a CDS encoding WD40 repeat domain-containing serine/threonine protein kinase: MKKPNNDEQTPESTEDAPGLSGFDTWAASYAEALRRGQPPGDPCDEPGMPVDDPRAGQIQEVIHLLHAAFPPREPDRAEGVGPSWGTRIGRFEVEQELGRGGFGVVLKAFDPDMGRHVALKLPRSDALDSSRVRRRFLREARAAARLDHPNLVPVYEAGEIDSLCYIAAAFCEGPTLRSWLNQLEQPMPPRLASSLIRTMAVAIAHMHARGLLHCDLKPGNVMLDLPDRPNAELVPRITDFGLARMLEASPGDQTAARPLGTPPYTPPEQVEQRIADLGPATDVYALGAILYEMLVGRPPHEGKTGWEAMQAVVTNPPEPPRRLRPTIPRDLEAICLRCLEKRPDGRYADAARLAEDLDRFLDGRPTLARPLGPARRTARWALRHPTAASMLAMGLVTLVVSLGYAVALSRTVVRLDESNLRLDESNERLGSALRMATRQEYVATLALAQEDARAGRVVQAQRRLRALIPEPGSPDPRDFAWHYLDRDLRRDLTVVAALPRAPMDVATASDGTLMVVGRSLIGSWTYRRDAGTGRVSIRSGTRPMLDPRQLHDILALDPAGRHMVLGDFTRPGALWIFEQPEGMPRQVSDRPIFSAEFSHNGRRLAMGTQREEKTSIEEIAMEDGPDILLIGNSRRLTFAADDRLLVAIHPADPEPGKRSWIASYEVRTGHQISLIEHEPLNRSALAASPLASGPVATASGSLVHLRAPSTGSILATLDGHSGNVSALAFSSDGLRLVSADEKGSAVLWDVAGRRELARVDELGGRVQSVATIPGSSDTLMAIANGLVLIWHPEPLADPADPAGHEGEIWDLAYSPDGQVLASSGDDHVVRLWDAATGRAIVVLEGHGTLVTSMAFNPDGHMIASGDFEGRIVFWDTSTGQRLHTIEGHQKPIRALAFLPDGTLVSTARDGIVSLWDSASGHRLATPITIAKDLRALAVSPDGRTLAVGGNNDEILLWDVEAGSAREGWSMANDVTALAISPDGQTLAAATKLGFVSLLDLRDGTRRADLPMLHTNEPRALAFSPDGRVLASAGLDGIVTLVDVESGRQHLTLAGHDAGVHAVSFSPDGRVLASGGFDGAIRLWRTDAATPSGPTAYDPLADEEAPRSLNPSSSRSG, encoded by the coding sequence GTGAAAAAACCAAACAACGACGAGCAGACGCCGGAGTCGACCGAAGATGCTCCGGGATTGTCCGGCTTCGACACCTGGGCCGCCTCGTACGCCGAGGCCCTTCGTCGCGGCCAGCCGCCGGGCGATCCTTGCGACGAGCCGGGAATGCCGGTAGACGATCCCCGAGCCGGTCAGATCCAGGAGGTTATCCACCTGCTCCACGCCGCCTTCCCGCCCCGGGAGCCCGATCGGGCGGAGGGCGTCGGGCCGTCGTGGGGAACTCGGATCGGCCGGTTCGAGGTCGAGCAGGAGCTTGGCCGAGGCGGGTTCGGGGTCGTCCTGAAGGCGTTTGACCCGGACATGGGCCGCCATGTCGCCCTGAAGCTGCCGAGGTCTGACGCGCTGGACTCCTCCCGCGTTCGACGGCGGTTCCTCCGGGAGGCCCGGGCCGCCGCCCGGCTCGACCACCCGAACCTCGTGCCGGTCTACGAGGCCGGCGAGATCGACTCGCTCTGTTATATTGCCGCCGCCTTCTGCGAGGGGCCGACGCTCCGCTCGTGGCTCAATCAGCTCGAACAGCCGATGCCCCCCCGACTCGCCTCCTCTCTGATCCGGACGATGGCCGTTGCCATCGCCCACATGCACGCCCGGGGGCTCCTGCACTGCGACCTGAAGCCGGGCAACGTGATGCTCGACCTGCCCGATCGGCCTAATGCCGAGCTGGTGCCCCGGATCACCGACTTCGGCCTGGCCCGTATGCTGGAGGCCAGCCCGGGCGATCAGACCGCCGCCCGCCCCCTGGGCACCCCGCCCTACACCCCCCCCGAGCAGGTCGAGCAGCGCATCGCGGACCTCGGCCCGGCCACTGACGTCTATGCGCTGGGGGCGATCCTCTACGAAATGCTCGTCGGCCGTCCTCCCCACGAGGGGAAAACCGGCTGGGAGGCGATGCAGGCAGTTGTAACCAACCCTCCCGAGCCTCCCCGTCGCTTGAGGCCGACAATCCCCCGCGACCTGGAGGCGATCTGCCTCCGATGCCTGGAGAAGCGGCCCGATGGCCGCTATGCCGACGCCGCCCGGCTGGCCGAGGATCTCGATCGCTTCCTCGACGGCCGACCGACCCTCGCCCGCCCGCTCGGCCCGGCCCGGCGCACGGCTCGCTGGGCCTTGCGTCACCCGACGGCGGCCTCGATGCTCGCCATGGGGCTCGTGACGCTGGTCGTCAGTCTTGGGTACGCGGTCGCCCTCTCCCGAACGGTTGTTCGGCTGGACGAGTCGAACCTCCGGCTCGACGAGTCAAACGAGCGGCTCGGCTCGGCGCTCCGCATGGCAACGCGGCAAGAGTACGTCGCCACCCTCGCCCTGGCCCAGGAAGATGCCCGAGCGGGGCGAGTCGTTCAGGCTCAGCGGCGGCTCCGAGCCTTGATTCCGGAACCCGGATCACCCGACCCACGCGACTTCGCCTGGCACTACCTCGATCGCGACCTTCGCCGCGATCTGACGGTCGTGGCCGCCCTGCCCCGAGCCCCGATGGACGTTGCCACGGCCTCCGACGGGACCTTGATGGTCGTCGGGCGATCCCTGATCGGTTCCTGGACCTACCGGAGGGACGCGGGGACCGGCCGCGTCTCGATCCGATCGGGGACCAGGCCGATGCTCGATCCTCGACAGCTCCACGACATCCTCGCCCTCGATCCCGCCGGTCGTCACATGGTTCTCGGGGACTTCACCCGTCCCGGGGCGCTCTGGATCTTCGAACAGCCCGAGGGCATGCCCCGGCAGGTGAGTGATCGACCGATCTTCTCGGCGGAATTCTCTCACAACGGTCGCCGCCTTGCGATGGGGACTCAACGTGAGGAAAAAACGTCAATCGAGGAGATCGCGATGGAGGATGGCCCCGACATCCTCCTGATCGGCAACAGCCGTCGGCTGACCTTCGCCGCCGACGATCGCCTGCTCGTCGCGATCCACCCGGCCGACCCCGAACCGGGCAAGCGGTCCTGGATCGCCTCGTACGAGGTTCGGACCGGCCATCAGATCAGCCTGATCGAGCATGAGCCGCTCAACCGGTCGGCGCTGGCGGCCTCTCCGCTGGCCTCGGGGCCGGTGGCCACCGCGTCCGGCAGCCTGGTTCACCTTCGAGCCCCCTCGACCGGGTCGATCCTCGCGACGCTCGACGGCCATTCCGGCAACGTCTCGGCCCTTGCCTTCTCCTCAGACGGGCTCCGGCTCGTCTCGGCCGACGAAAAGGGTTCCGCCGTACTCTGGGACGTGGCCGGGCGACGTGAGCTGGCGAGGGTCGACGAGCTGGGCGGTCGAGTCCAGTCGGTCGCCACGATTCCGGGAAGCTCCGACACCCTGATGGCAATTGCGAACGGTCTGGTCCTGATCTGGCATCCTGAGCCCCTCGCCGATCCGGCCGATCCGGCCGGCCACGAGGGGGAGATCTGGGATCTCGCCTACAGCCCCGACGGCCAGGTGCTCGCCTCGTCGGGCGATGATCACGTGGTCCGACTCTGGGACGCGGCAACAGGCCGGGCCATCGTGGTTCTCGAGGGGCATGGAACGCTCGTCACCTCGATGGCTTTCAACCCCGACGGCCACATGATCGCCTCGGGTGACTTCGAGGGCCGGATCGTCTTCTGGGACACCTCGACCGGGCAACGTCTCCACACGATCGAAGGCCATCAGAAACCAATCCGCGCCCTGGCGTTTCTTCCGGACGGAACGCTCGTCTCCACCGCTCGAGACGGAATCGTCAGCCTCTGGGACAGCGCCTCAGGGCACCGGCTCGCAACGCCGATCACGATCGCCAAGGACCTGAGAGCCCTGGCCGTCAGCCCCGACGGCCGGACCCTCGCCGTCGGAGGAAACAACGATGAGATCCTGCTCTGGGATGTGGAGGCCGGCTCGGCTCGCGAGGGGTGGTCGATGGCAAATGACGTGACGGCGCTGGCCATCAGCCCGGACGGCCAAACCCTGGCCGCGGCCACGAAGCTCGGTTTTGTCTCCCTTCTGGACCTGCGAGACGGAACGCGGCGAGCCGACCTGCCCATGCTTCACACCAACGAGCCCCGCGCCCTGGCCTTCAGCCCCGACGGCCGGGTGCTGGCCAGTGCCGGCCTGGACGGGATCGTCACCCTCGTCGACGTCGAATCGGGCCGACAGCACCTGACCCTGGCCGGACACGATGCCGGGGTGCATGCCGTCAGCTTCAGCCCCGACGGCCGGGTGCTGGCCTCCGGAGGCTTCGACGGCGCGATCCGCCTCTGGAGGACTGATGCGGCCACCCCATCAGGGCCGACCGCATACGACCCTCTCGCGGATGAGGAAGCGCCCCGTTCTCTCAATCCTTCGTCCAGCCGGAGTGGTTGA
- a CDS encoding sigma-70 family RNA polymerase sigma factor, protein MPARGSEDGSRIARDLEACRSYLLQVAERHLPGAIRSKVGASDLVQESLLDAHQRRQDFAGTSLDELRAWLYRLLMFNLAEKRRAFLGTARADVRRELPDGGIPCKTLTADDPTPGTTAIGREQAERLAGAMARLRERDRLVLLWRHHEGLGFAAIGQRLGDRTEAAARQAYQRACERLAEQLGGADSS, encoded by the coding sequence ATGCCGGCACGAGGTTCCGAAGACGGCTCGCGAATCGCCCGTGACCTGGAGGCATGCCGCTCGTACCTCTTGCAGGTGGCCGAGCGGCACCTGCCCGGCGCGATCCGGTCAAAGGTCGGGGCCAGCGATCTGGTCCAGGAGTCCTTGCTCGACGCCCACCAACGACGCCAAGACTTCGCCGGGACCTCACTCGACGAGCTGCGGGCCTGGCTCTATCGCCTGCTCATGTTCAACCTCGCCGAGAAACGTCGGGCGTTCCTCGGCACGGCCAGGGCCGACGTCCGGCGGGAACTCCCCGACGGTGGCATTCCTTGCAAGACCCTCACCGCCGACGACCCGACGCCGGGAACCACCGCCATTGGCCGCGAGCAGGCCGAGCGGCTGGCCGGCGCGATGGCAAGGCTGAGGGAGCGGGACCGCCTGGTCCTGCTCTGGCGGCATCACGAGGGGCTCGGCTTCGCCGCGATCGGCCAACGGCTCGGCGACCGGACCGAGGCCGCTGCCCGCCAGGCCTACCAGCGAGCCTGCGAACGGCTGGCTGAGCAGCTCGGAGGGGCCGATTCGTCGTGA
- a CDS encoding aminotransferase class I/II-fold pyridoxal phosphate-dependent enzyme: MEFITSCEEGNGKAVSNPVMPPSSNQSFETILDALQTHVKSQGRRNAYTFLTPEFRQSTLTFRELDERARRIAAGLLQHAEPGDRALMMFPAGLGFIEAFLGCLFAGIVAVPAYPPRKNRNAGRIRSIAEDCEPRLLLCASKTRRGVEEELGRSVKGSSVIVTDELDDSGGGPLPRPHPDQLAFVQYTSGSTASPRGVMVSHGNIVANQVSIMTNFRHTTNDVAVSWLPMFHDMGLIGSVLQPLFVGFQCYLMDPSTFIREPFTWLKAISDFRGVLSGAPNFAYDLCVRKVSDQQKAELDLSSWVAFNGAEPVRAETLTRFARAFESCGFRRDAFFPCYGMAEATLFVSGGPPLAATKVVTACPMDLENNRITESSSGQRVVSCGQIGPDLEVLLVDPKTLTACRPDEVGEIWLRGASVARGYWNRPEETREAFHANAYGDDRHWFRTGDCGFLRNGELYVTGRLKDLIVVRGRNLYPQDIEQLVEYHIDFLGPNSCAAFSVEHDGEERLIVVAEGTRDMARWARSNAEGHAERVWLERAIDDLRREVLDQFEVALARLIFVRPATFPRTSSGKLQRRLTRRMLSDGALDVVLESAVRRPDVVEMHPAEHEVMTSLICETLREWAGQEGQSLPALNGKTTFTSLGVDSMAAADLGLRLEKKLSLAVDGEMLYLERTIENLAAQLARRLPSNAGRHGEPSSTKSGFVHSLQDALHRFQQFEDAGHDYFATEIEHQEGSHVWVGGLKMLMMASYSYLGLINRDEVNEAARKSIESHGTGAHGVRLLAGTFHTHCELEREIAAFFATDDAIVFSSGFISNLATVAALVGEGDVVIGDEYNHASIADGCKFSEATFLTFPHNDTRELEILLKQHAGKKILVVVDAVYSMDGDVAPLPEIAELCHRHGALLMVDEAHSLGVMGETGRGIQEHFNLPADAIDIKMGTLSKAIASCGGFIAARQEIIDYLKFHARGFIFSAALPAAQVGAARKCLEIIRDEPYLAGRLRELRDRFVSGLRDLGFEVPPTDSAIVPILFRSEEETLEAVGFCRARGLFVVPVFYPAVPMDRPRIRATVMASFSDDDLNGALKVFEQLAAARSAASVRSPSRSPGGVRRGNPEKTGGAIFDFGLGSP, translated from the coding sequence ATGGAATTCATCACGAGTTGCGAGGAAGGAAATGGGAAGGCCGTCAGCAACCCCGTCATGCCGCCGAGTTCGAACCAATCGTTCGAAACGATCCTGGACGCGCTTCAAACTCATGTGAAAAGTCAGGGAAGACGCAATGCCTACACCTTTCTCACTCCCGAGTTCCGGCAATCGACATTGACGTTTCGGGAGCTCGACGAGCGAGCAAGGCGGATCGCCGCCGGCTTGCTTCAACACGCCGAACCGGGCGATCGTGCCTTGATGATGTTTCCGGCGGGGCTGGGGTTCATCGAGGCGTTCCTGGGATGCCTCTTTGCCGGGATTGTCGCCGTGCCCGCTTATCCTCCCAGGAAGAACCGCAACGCCGGGCGCATTCGCTCCATCGCCGAGGACTGCGAGCCCAGGTTGCTCCTCTGCGCGTCTAAGACGAGGCGGGGGGTTGAGGAGGAACTCGGAAGATCGGTGAAGGGCTCATCCGTCATCGTGACCGACGAATTGGATGATTCAGGCGGAGGACCGCTTCCCCGGCCCCATCCAGATCAGCTTGCATTCGTGCAATACACGAGCGGTTCGACGGCATCACCAAGGGGGGTGATGGTCTCGCACGGGAACATCGTCGCCAACCAGGTCAGCATCATGACGAACTTCCGCCACACCACGAATGACGTGGCGGTAAGCTGGCTTCCGATGTTCCATGACATGGGTCTGATCGGTTCTGTCTTGCAGCCCTTATTCGTGGGGTTTCAATGCTACCTGATGGACCCCAGCACCTTCATCCGAGAGCCGTTCACGTGGTTGAAGGCCATCTCGGACTTCCGAGGAGTGCTCAGCGGCGCGCCCAATTTCGCCTATGACCTGTGCGTGCGAAAGGTGAGCGATCAGCAGAAAGCCGAGCTAGACCTGAGTTCCTGGGTGGCATTCAACGGAGCCGAGCCGGTCCGGGCGGAAACCTTGACGCGGTTTGCAAGAGCGTTCGAATCGTGCGGATTTCGCAGGGATGCGTTCTTTCCCTGCTACGGGATGGCGGAGGCGACCCTGTTCGTTTCCGGCGGGCCTCCCCTGGCCGCCACGAAGGTCGTGACGGCCTGTCCGATGGATCTGGAGAACAACCGGATCACCGAGTCGTCGAGCGGCCAACGGGTCGTCAGTTGCGGGCAGATCGGGCCGGACCTCGAAGTGCTCCTCGTCGACCCGAAGACGTTGACCGCGTGCCGACCGGACGAGGTCGGGGAAATCTGGCTACGGGGGGCGAGTGTCGCGAGGGGTTATTGGAATCGTCCCGAGGAAACCCGGGAAGCATTCCACGCCAACGCATACGGTGATGATCGACACTGGTTTCGCACAGGCGACTGCGGGTTCCTGAGGAACGGCGAGCTGTACGTGACCGGTCGCCTGAAAGACCTCATCGTCGTCCGTGGCCGCAACCTCTATCCCCAGGACATCGAGCAGCTGGTCGAGTACCACATCGACTTCCTCGGGCCGAACTCCTGCGCCGCCTTCTCGGTCGAACATGACGGCGAGGAACGGCTGATCGTCGTGGCCGAAGGCACGCGGGACATGGCCCGATGGGCCAGGTCGAACGCCGAGGGGCACGCGGAACGTGTTTGGCTCGAACGCGCAATTGATGACCTGCGGAGAGAAGTCCTCGATCAATTCGAGGTCGCATTGGCCCGACTCATCTTCGTACGTCCCGCGACGTTCCCACGGACCTCGAGCGGGAAGCTCCAGCGAAGACTGACCAGGAGGATGCTCTCCGACGGAGCGCTTGACGTCGTCCTGGAGTCGGCTGTCCGCAGACCGGATGTCGTCGAGATGCATCCCGCGGAACACGAGGTGATGACTTCTCTGATTTGCGAGACGCTGCGCGAGTGGGCAGGCCAGGAAGGGCAGTCGCTACCTGCCCTCAACGGCAAGACCACCTTCACGTCGTTGGGGGTCGACTCGATGGCCGCAGCAGACCTCGGGCTACGTCTTGAGAAGAAACTCAGCCTGGCCGTCGATGGGGAGATGCTTTACCTGGAACGGACGATCGAGAATCTGGCGGCCCAACTGGCTCGTCGACTCCCCTCGAACGCCGGGCGTCATGGTGAGCCTTCGTCAACGAAGTCGGGCTTCGTCCACTCACTCCAGGACGCCCTTCATCGCTTCCAGCAGTTCGAAGACGCAGGCCACGATTACTTCGCGACCGAGATCGAACACCAGGAAGGGAGCCACGTCTGGGTCGGCGGCCTGAAGATGCTGATGATGGCGTCGTACAGCTACCTGGGGTTGATCAACCGAGACGAGGTCAACGAAGCCGCCCGGAAGTCCATCGAATCCCACGGGACCGGGGCCCACGGCGTCCGGCTTCTTGCCGGGACATTCCATACGCATTGCGAGCTGGAGCGGGAGATCGCGGCGTTCTTCGCGACCGACGACGCGATCGTCTTCAGCAGCGGTTTCATCTCCAATCTGGCCACCGTGGCCGCCCTGGTGGGTGAGGGGGACGTCGTCATCGGCGACGAGTACAACCACGCCAGCATCGCGGACGGGTGCAAGTTTTCCGAGGCAACGTTCCTCACCTTCCCGCACAACGACACACGTGAACTTGAGATCCTTCTCAAGCAACACGCAGGCAAGAAGATCCTCGTCGTTGTCGATGCAGTCTACTCGATGGACGGCGACGTCGCTCCGCTGCCCGAAATCGCCGAGCTCTGCCACCGGCACGGCGCGTTGCTGATGGTGGACGAGGCCCACAGCCTTGGGGTGATGGGGGAGACGGGCAGGGGGATCCAGGAGCACTTCAACCTCCCCGCCGACGCGATCGACATCAAGATGGGCACCCTGTCGAAGGCCATTGCCAGTTGTGGCGGCTTCATCGCGGCCCGGCAGGAGATCATCGACTACCTGAAATTCCACGCCAGGGGCTTCATCTTCTCTGCGGCCCTGCCGGCCGCCCAGGTCGGGGCCGCCCGCAAGTGTCTTGAGATCATCCGGGACGAGCCCTATCTCGCAGGCCGCCTGCGGGAACTGCGCGATCGCTTCGTGTCGGGATTGCGCGATCTGGGCTTCGAGGTTCCTCCGACCGATTCGGCGATCGTGCCGATTCTTTTCCGATCCGAGGAGGAGACCCTGGAGGCGGTCGGATTCTGTCGGGCGCGAGG